The Onychomys torridus chromosome 4, mOncTor1.1, whole genome shotgun sequence DNA window CCGCCTCCCCCCCAAGAGGCACTTCCGGGCCTCGGCATCGCCCTTTTAAGAGGCAGGCCCCCCGGGCAgcgcccggccccgccccctgcACCGGCGCGCCCCGCGGGGGAGCCGGGCTGGTGCCGGAGTGCGCGGTCCGCGCGGCCACTGGAGACCAGGCGGCCGGCGGCTGGGCAGGCGGCGGCAGCGGATGGGGACTCGGAGTCGGGCGGCTGTGGCTGTGGCGGCGGCCGGGAAGCAGCTGGcgggccggcggcggcggcggcgctggCGGCGGTGACGggccccggcggcggcggcggcggcggcggcggcagcagcagcgacGCGGTGGCGGGCTGCGGGCGGGCGGCGTGAGGAGCAGCGGCGGCGGAGCGCGGGGCCGCCGGGAAGCTAGGGCGCCGGGACGCCCCCTGCCCAGTCCTCGCAGGCCGTCAGGCCCCCTCCAGCCGGGGCCGTGGAGCACCGGGGCAAAGGCCGGGGCCCCCCCATGAAGGAGCGCGACGCGGCCCCGGCCGAGCGGGGCAAGCCGGCCACCTACACCGGGGACAAGAAGGCGAAGATGGCGGCCAAGACCAACAAGAAGTGGGTCCGGCTCGCCACGGTGTTCGCCTACGTGCTCTCGGTGTCGCTGGCCGCCATCGTACTGGCCGTCTACTACAGCCTCATCTGGCAGCCGGTGGGCGCCGGGACCTCGGGGGGAGCCGCCGGCCCGCCCCCCAGCGGCTCCAACACCACCGGCCCGTCTGGGACTTcgggggcggcggcggggccCAACACCACCAGGTCGTCCCGCCGCGAGGCGCCACGCGACCCTCCCCCGCTGCAGGCGGCGAGGCCGGCGCCCCCGGAACCCGCGGCAGACAACCGCCTAGCGGGGCCGCTCGAGCGGCCGCGGGGGCCGGACGAGGACGAAGAGGAAGCGGCCGCAGCGCCCGGGAGTCGTTGAACCTCTCCGCGTTGGGGGCGGTCGGGAATCTTCGTCCCCCCAAGCCCACAGGCAGGACTTTGCAGCAGGACCGGCTCCGGAGCCCTCCGGAGTGACCCCTACGCGAGCGAACGCCCCCACACACCTCAGCGACCGCCAGCTCGCCCCGGGAGCGGGGAACGCACAACCGGATCTTCTGCCAAGGGACCACGATTCGCCGGGGACTCGGGGTTTGATCTTCCCAGCACCGTGCTGCGCCAGGGCCCTGAGCCATaaggggagctgggggtggggaggtggggagagcctAGCACCCAGCCCTTCTGCGCCGCTAGCTCTGGTGTATCCTAAAGCAGGGGGTGACTCGGGCGCCCCATCCCCAAGActcagggggaggggagggagttgTGTAGGGCTCTTTTTTTAATAAGCTAAAGCTCTCCGAAAGAAAAGAGCACCAAAAGTAGCGGAGCTCAGGTACGTCGACCTAGTTGCAGTGGCCAGACATGCGTTTAATTTATAGATCCCTGTATATAGTTGTTGACATATGCACTAGAAGCTATAATCACATAGAATTCTATGTATTTCCCCACACGCTGGGTAGCTACTGAATGGTGGGGTCCAGCAAGGGCTATTTGCTGGCGTCCAAACTGCACTTAGCCAGAAGGGCACAAacacagctttttttcttttccatcaccTGTTCCCTTTCTGGTTCAGAAAGCTAAGTTCCTGATGTTCTTACACAAGAGTATAATCATTCTTAGATTGCTACCGTGACGGTGGAGAAACCTTAGTAGTAGAAACAGTTTAGGAAGGGTGGGGAATGTGCTGACCCCCTCCGGTTCCCATCCTAGAGCTGCCACCAAAGTGGCTTCCTGCTGCTTCCCTGACCATCTGGATACACGCCAGGGGCACTGGAGAGGAGTGCTGTGTTTAGATCAGTCCCTTTCCCTCTCAGAATTCCTTTAGGAAGAGCAAGCCTTTTTAAGTACAGTGATTGGCAAGTGTTTTCTCTCATTCCTTTTCCGGCTCCTCAGTTATCTTATCTGGCTCCAGATCTTGTCTTATTCAATTTCTTGCCCTTCTAGATCTTGTCTTACTCATTTTTGCATTTCCTATTTTCTGAGCCTGAAACAACACAGCGGCTTGCCTTGCCGTCAGGACAAAATCCGTTTCGGAAACCAGAGCTCTGATGTGCTCTGGTTTTGAGTTACTGTATAGGACTCAAGCCTAGGAGTATGCTTAGACAGCCAGTGAAGAGACCAGCCATGGAAGACTGAATTGGCAGCTTGTCTCTCTCATTCTTGACAAACCTCCACTTAAATGCAGCAAGTTTTCTAGAGGTGGCGACAAATGTCAAgggacggggacacacacacacacacacacacacacacacacacacacacacacacacagctccagggCAGCAAGAATTCCATTTCTTCAATTTGGATTCCATTTCCTCTGCCACTTGCTTTTAGGCAATTGAATGTGGGTAGTGACAGAGATCAAATCCCTCAGTGTTTCCTTTTTGGGAAATGAGctacttaaaaaagaaacaaacaggaacCTTGCCCACCTTTGTCCTGAACT harbors:
- the Inafm2 gene encoding putative transmembrane protein INAFM2 codes for the protein MKERDAAPAERGKPATYTGDKKAKMAAKTNKKWVRLATVFAYVLSVSLAAIVLAVYYSLIWQPVGAGTSGGAAGPPPSGSNTTGPSGTSGAAAGPNTTRSSRREAPRDPPPLQAARPAPPEPAADNRLAGPLERPRGPDEDEEEAAAAPGSR